The following coding sequences lie in one Fibrobacter sp. UWH4 genomic window:
- the rpsG gene encoding 30S ribosomal protein S7 codes for MSRRRKALHRSILPDPRYKSTLVTELVGVVLKQGKKTIAEQIVYTALENLGQKLEGPETPLEKFELCLENIKPRLEVKSRRIGGANYQVPMEVAPDRAKALALRWLLDAARNRNEANMADRLAAELVAAKNGEGNAVRKKNDTHKMAEANKAFAHFRF; via the coding sequence ATGTCTAGAAGAAGAAAGGCTCTCCATCGCTCCATCCTCCCGGATCCGCGTTACAAGTCCACGCTCGTTACCGAACTCGTCGGTGTCGTGCTGAAGCAGGGCAAGAAGACCATCGCTGAACAGATCGTCTACACTGCTCTCGAAAACCTCGGCCAGAAGCTCGAAGGTCCGGAAACTCCGCTTGAAAAGTTCGAACTCTGCCTCGAAAACATCAAGCCGCGTCTCGAAGTGAAGTCCCGCCGTATCGGTGGTGCAAACTACCAGGTTCCTATGGAAGTTGCACCGGACCGCGCCAAGGCTCTCGCTCTCCGCTGGCTCCTTGATGCCGCCCGTAACCGCAACGAAGCCAACATGGCTGACCGCCTTGCTGCCGAACTCGTTGCCGCCAAGAACGGTGAAGGCAACGCTGTCCGCAAGAAGAACGACACGCACAAGATGGCCGAAGCCAACAAGGCATTCGCCCACTTCCGTTTCTAA
- the rpsL gene encoding 30S ribosomal protein S12, whose amino-acid sequence MPTIQQLVRNGREQISNKTASVALKSCPQKRGVCTRVYTSTPKKPNSALRKIARVRLSNKMEVTAYIPGEGHNLQEHSIVLIRGGRVKDVPGVRYHIIRGTLDTQAVNGRQNGRSKYGVKKKGAAPAKK is encoded by the coding sequence GTGCCAACTATTCAACAGCTCGTCCGCAACGGACGCGAACAGATCAGCAACAAGACCGCTTCCGTGGCCTTGAAGTCCTGCCCCCAGAAGCGCGGTGTTTGCACCCGCGTGTACACCAGCACCCCGAAGAAGCCGAACTCCGCTCTTCGTAAGATTGCCCGTGTGCGTCTTTCCAACAAGATGGAAGTGACCGCATACATTCCTGGCGAAGGCCACAACCTCCAGGAACACTCCATCGTGCTCATCCGCGGTGGTCGTGTGAAGGACGTCCCCGGTGTTCGTTACCACATCATCCGTGGTACTTTGGATACCCAGGCTGTGAACGGTCGCCAGAACGGCCGCTCCAAGTACGGTGTTAAGAAGAAAGGTGCCGCTCCGGCCAAGAAGTAA
- the rpoC gene encoding DNA-directed RNA polymerase subunit beta', with protein MVEEIERDNSGDISIHLAAPEMIRSWSHGEVTKPETINYRSFKPEKDGLFCEKIFGPVKNWECNCGKFKRIRYKGVVCDRCGVEVTHSNVRRKYMGHIELAIPLTHTWFVRNQPCVIGALLNLSTKDLDNIIYYEKYVVIDPGDADLEPNALIDEAQYQDLTNEGRTFDAKMGASAIKQLLDRVDLTALSAELRTQALSKSKTKQDDALKRLKVVDAFLKSQRESFRSYYENPEKAMKADSQQPWLRGLAEAVAEFKADYETKHENFIVADAYEDFRHRYPNEARLLANQPSWMILDVLPVIPPDLRPLVPLEGGRFATSDLNELYRRVINRNNRLKKLIDLRAPNVILCNEKRMLQEAVDQLFDSGRRTARAGSARPMKSLAELLKGKQGRFRMNLLGKRVDYSGRSVIVVGPELRMHQCGLPKRMALELYKPFIIHRLEEEGIVYTLKSAKKYVDAERPEVWDILEEIIEDHPVMLNRAPTLHRLGIQAFYPRLIEGNAIRLHPLVCTAFNADFDGDQMACHLPLSFETQLECRVLMLSSNNILHPASGQPIAVPGQDIVLGLYYLTKPRPARKGEGMHFFDAAEAVRAYENGAVDLNAIVYLKLKAGQKVYMGALEKDAVCLRESADDNGNIEVAVKAGEKIKFLILKEDNVIKTTVGRIIFNEFVPKELGYANETFGKKVIAKSIDDLYRRTGNRVTVDYLDDLKANGYKWATRAGSSVAIAEMVIPKEKQEMLDKAAEQVSRIRSLYEDGVITDGERYNQTIDVWSKTTSEVAAKQWDLLSSDRDGFNPVYMMADSGARGSREQIKQLSGMRGLMQKPIKQLGGQEVIENPIKSCFREGLNVMEYFISSHGARKGLADTALKTADAGYLTRRLVDVGQDLVITEEDCGTTNGIEVSAFKDGDDTVIALEERLLGRAPVDDIKHPVTGEVIVKAGELVTERDLAKISATGLEHIKMRSVLTCDSRNGVCSKCYGRMLASGRPVDLGEAVGVLAAQSIGEPGTQLTLRTFHIGGASSRLTVESDKKATVDGHIELEQVETVEHEGQKVVTSRMAELVIFDKTGINKGRYQIPYGSILHVENGQTVNAGDVMFEWDPYNSPIISNVSGKVVLTDMVENRTYRSETDEVTGVETWTVISDKQHGKKDLHPAVTIVDSSNTKIGNYMLPDGAILTVKAGEMVTVGQTVAKLPRAAGKTRDITGGLPRVAELFEARVPKNKAFIAPIDGLVEKIEEVRNNQVVYIKMDDQEEKVLVPRGVHLAVNEGDRVHIGQKISEGSVDPHDILDVLGPEEVQRHLVNEIQAVYRLQGVAIADKHIECIVRQMMRKVRIKDSGDSELLPGEEISKARLRAINDQLTAVGKTPATFTPMLLGITKASLATDSFISACSFQETTKILTRASIEGSVDPLLGLKENVIMGRLIPCGTGARHLRNVQVVDADAELDAAARPMGIQGEFDESADNGIQMLDNEIGINDEEDSEN; from the coding sequence CATCGGCGCCCTCCTGAACCTTTCTACCAAGGACCTCGACAACATCATCTACTACGAAAAATATGTTGTCATCGATCCGGGTGACGCCGACCTCGAACCGAACGCTCTGATTGATGAAGCCCAGTACCAGGACCTCACCAACGAAGGCCGTACTTTCGACGCCAAGATGGGTGCTTCCGCCATCAAGCAGCTGCTTGACCGCGTGGACCTCACCGCCCTTTCCGCCGAACTCCGTACGCAGGCCCTGTCCAAGTCCAAGACCAAGCAGGACGACGCCCTCAAGCGCCTCAAGGTGGTGGACGCCTTCCTCAAATCCCAGCGCGAAAGTTTCCGTAGCTACTACGAAAATCCGGAAAAGGCCATGAAGGCCGATTCCCAGCAGCCGTGGCTGCGTGGCCTCGCCGAAGCCGTCGCCGAATTCAAGGCCGACTACGAGACCAAGCACGAGAACTTCATCGTGGCAGACGCCTACGAAGATTTCCGCCACCGCTATCCGAACGAAGCCCGCTTGCTCGCCAACCAGCCGTCTTGGATGATCCTCGACGTGCTTCCGGTGATTCCGCCTGACCTGCGTCCGCTCGTTCCGCTCGAAGGCGGCCGTTTCGCAACGTCCGACCTGAACGAACTCTATCGCCGCGTCATCAACCGCAACAACCGTCTGAAGAAGTTGATCGACCTCCGCGCCCCGAACGTGATTCTCTGCAACGAAAAGCGTATGTTGCAGGAAGCCGTTGACCAGCTGTTCGACAGCGGCCGCCGCACTGCCCGTGCAGGCTCCGCCCGTCCGATGAAGAGCCTCGCCGAACTCCTGAAGGGTAAGCAGGGCCGCTTCCGTATGAACTTGCTCGGTAAGCGTGTCGACTACTCCGGTCGTTCCGTGATCGTGGTGGGCCCGGAACTTCGTATGCACCAGTGCGGTCTGCCGAAGCGCATGGCTCTCGAACTTTACAAGCCGTTCATTATCCACCGTCTGGAAGAAGAAGGTATCGTCTATACCCTCAAGTCCGCCAAGAAGTACGTGGACGCCGAACGTCCGGAAGTGTGGGACATCCTCGAAGAAATTATCGAAGACCACCCGGTGATGCTGAACCGTGCCCCGACGCTTCACCGTCTGGGTATCCAGGCGTTCTACCCGCGCCTGATCGAAGGTAACGCAATCCGCCTTCACCCGCTCGTCTGTACCGCATTCAACGCGGACTTCGACGGTGACCAGATGGCATGCCACCTTCCGCTGTCTTTCGAAACGCAGCTCGAATGCCGCGTTCTCATGCTCTCTTCGAACAACATTCTTCACCCGGCATCCGGTCAGCCGATCGCTGTTCCCGGCCAGGATATCGTGCTCGGTCTGTACTACCTGACCAAGCCGCGTCCGGCCCGTAAGGGTGAAGGCATGCACTTCTTCGACGCTGCCGAAGCCGTGCGCGCCTACGAAAACGGTGCTGTCGATCTGAACGCTATCGTTTATCTGAAGCTCAAGGCCGGCCAGAAGGTCTACATGGGCGCCCTCGAAAAGGATGCCGTGTGCCTGCGCGAATCCGCCGACGACAATGGCAATATCGAAGTCGCTGTCAAGGCTGGCGAAAAGATCAAGTTCCTTATCCTTAAGGAAGACAATGTTATCAAGACGACCGTCGGTCGTATCATCTTCAACGAGTTCGTTCCGAAGGAACTCGGCTACGCCAACGAAACCTTCGGCAAGAAGGTGATTGCGAAGTCCATCGACGACCTGTACCGCCGCACCGGTAACCGCGTGACCGTGGATTACCTGGATGACCTGAAGGCGAACGGTTACAAGTGGGCTACCCGCGCCGGTTCTTCTGTGGCTATCGCCGAAATGGTGATCCCGAAGGAAAAGCAGGAAATGCTCGACAAGGCTGCCGAACAGGTTTCCCGCATCCGTAGCCTCTATGAAGACGGTGTGATTACCGACGGTGAACGTTATAACCAGACGATCGACGTCTGGTCCAAGACGACCTCCGAAGTTGCTGCCAAGCAGTGGGACTTGCTCTCCAGCGACCGTGACGGCTTCAACCCGGTCTACATGATGGCCGACTCCGGCGCTCGTGGTAGCCGCGAACAGATTAAGCAGCTGTCCGGTATGCGTGGTTTGATGCAGAAGCCGATTAAGCAGCTCGGTGGTCAGGAAGTTATTGAAAACCCGATTAAGTCCTGCTTCCGCGAAGGCCTGAACGTGATGGAATACTTCATCTCGTCTCACGGTGCTCGTAAGGGTCTTGCTGATACCGCCCTTAAGACGGCTGACGCTGGTTACCTGACACGCCGTCTCGTGGACGTGGGCCAGGACCTCGTGATTACCGAAGAAGACTGCGGTACCACGAACGGCATCGAAGTTTCTGCGTTCAAGGACGGTGACGATACCGTGATTGCTCTTGAAGAACGTCTCCTCGGTCGCGCTCCGGTGGACGACATCAAGCACCCGGTGACTGGCGAAGTGATCGTCAAGGCCGGCGAACTCGTGACCGAACGTGACCTCGCGAAGATTTCTGCGACGGGTCTCGAACATATCAAGATGCGCTCGGTGCTCACCTGCGATTCCCGCAACGGTGTCTGCTCCAAGTGCTACGGCCGTATGCTTGCTTCCGGTCGTCCGGTTGACCTGGGCGAAGCCGTGGGCGTGCTCGCTGCACAGTCTATCGGTGAACCGGGTACGCAGCTTACCCTCCGTACCTTCCACATCGGTGGTGCTTCTTCCCGTCTTACTGTCGAAAGCGACAAGAAGGCAACCGTCGATGGCCATATCGAACTCGAACAGGTGGAAACCGTCGAACACGAAGGCCAGAAGGTCGTTACCAGCCGCATGGCTGAACTCGTTATCTTTGACAAGACCGGCATCAACAAGGGTCGTTACCAGATTCCGTACGGCTCTATCCTCCATGTCGAAAACGGCCAGACGGTGAACGCTGGCGACGTGATGTTCGAATGGGATCCGTATAACAGCCCGATTATCAGTAACGTTTCTGGTAAGGTTGTTCTTACGGACATGGTTGAAAACCGCACCTACCGTTCCGAAACTGACGAAGTGACGGGCGTGGAAACCTGGACCGTGATTAGCGACAAGCAGCACGGCAAGAAGGACCTCCACCCGGCTGTTACCATCGTCGATTCTTCTAACACGAAGATCGGTAACTACATGCTTCCGGACGGCGCTATCCTTACCGTTAAGGCTGGCGAAATGGTGACCGTCGGTCAGACTGTTGCAAAACTTCCGCGCGCTGCCGGTAAGACCCGCGACATTACGGGTGGTCTTCCGCGCGTGGCCGAACTCTTCGAAGCTCGCGTTCCGAAGAACAAGGCGTTCATCGCTCCGATCGACGGTCTCGTCGAAAAGATCGAAGAAGTCCGCAACAATCAGGTTGTTTATATTAAGATGGATGACCAGGAAGAGAAAGTGCTGGTTCCCCGCGGCGTCCATCTGGCGGTCAACGAAGGTGACCGTGTCCACATTGGTCAGAAGATCAGTGAAGGCAGCGTGGATCCCCACGATATCCTCGACGTCCTTGGTCCTGAAGAGGTCCAGCGTCACTTGGTGAACGAAATCCAGGCGGTGTACCGCCTGCAGGGTGTGGCTATCGCAGATAAGCACATCGAATGTATCGTCCGCCAGATGATGCGTAAGGTTCGCATCAAGGATTCCGGAGACTCCGAACTGCTTCCGGGCGAAGAAATTTCCAAGGCACGTCTGCGCGCAATCAACGATCAGTTGACTGCTGTCGGCAAGACTCCGGCGACCTTCACGCCGATGCTCCTTGGTATCACGAAGGCTTCCTTGGCGACAGACAGCTTCATTTCTGCCTGCTCGTTCCAGGAAACCACAAAGATCCTTACCCGCGCTTCCATCGAAGGTAGCGTAGACCCGCTCTTGGGCCTTAAGGAAAACGTGATTATGGGTCGTCTTATCCCGTGCGGTACAGGAGCCCGCCACCTGAGGAACGTCCAGGTGGTGGATGCCGATGCCGAACTGGATGCCGCGGCTCGGCCTATGGGTATTCAGGGCGAATTTGACGAATCCGCCGACAACGGAATCCAGATGTTGGATAACGAAATCGGCATCAATGACGAAGAAGATTCGGAGAATTAA